ctttctttacttccttccctccttactcctttctttccttcattccttcctcctttcctttctccctccctccttactctttccttccttccttccttcattattcctttccttccgtccttccttcctccgtccttactcctttccttccttccttcctccctccctccttactcctttccttccttccttcctcctttacttccttcctccctccttccttactcctgtccttccttcctacctcctttacttccttccttcctccctccttccttactcctttcctttccttccttccttcctcctgtccttccttgaccagaggacaacaggagggttaaactcttTATAAACTTCTCATAATctccctcataattagtctctacattaattaacattcataaactccccgtcagtcattaatcataaatgtttgattccTCTTATAGAAGAAAAGACtgtttatgatccaggagaacaaacagctgcacaaaaataataaaagatggattttatttccatgtttataAACtgagggtcacattaggaaaagtgtGACTATAATAAAagtgtgtttggtgtttttaaagctctcaaatgtaaaaaatgggtcaaatatgaTGCAGAATAGAATGTAAGGGTTCAACCTTCACACACTTTACTTTACATAGAATTACATTAattatgttttgcatgtttctaTATAACTGCTGAGTGTCTGTCTGTTAATGATGTTCagtaatattcatttaaaagtacTTTACAACAGTATTAAACTTTATCTGAAGCATAAGAAGTAAAACTGTTCATGTGTGAAGCTTGGTGAGTCTCCATGACGACAGCGATGTAACCTCACTGAGTCAGATAACAACAGCTTAAAGTTGTTTTTACTTCATTCTGGATCCCGGCTGCTGATTGGCCGAGCCCAGCTGTCCGTCACCTGGAGGAGTTGGTCCTGGCTCGGTAGCAGCGACCTGGTGCCAAAACAAACAGTCGGTGGCGTCAGCACAGCGCCGGAGTCCCCACTACAACAGGATGTGACATCAGGATGTGACATCACGGCAGCGGCTGCAcgaccacagacacacactgttcCCTCTCTGagtcaatatatatatatatatatatatatatatatagatatatatatatatatgtttatatgtgtttatatatgtgtgctttgttctggttaatggagggaaacactgaaacattctGCAGTAGAGCTCAGCATGTTTTAACTCTTACTGACACACTTCATGTTGATTTATACTTTCATTTGTTGcccaatcagactttatttaaccttcctgtcgtcctcccgggtcaaattgaccccgtctgttttgactgttccttccttccttccttctgtccttccttccttccttccttcttctctctttcgttccttcctctctctttcctcgcttccttctgtccgtccttcctccctccctccttctttccttccctccgtccttcctcctttcctcttttcctttctctctccctccctccttccttgtttcctccctccctccctccctcctaccttccttccttccatctgtccttccttcctccctccttctctctttctttccttcctatttctttccttcctctctctttctttccttccttctatccttccttccttccttcctttcctccctccctccttcattccttatatccttccttcttccttcatcctttccttcctcctttccttccttccattctttctCTCCACAGACTGAtagatgtaaataaataaacttctATCAGCTGTTAGAGTTCTTATATCTTTATTATTGCTCCAGGACTTTAGACTGAtgactgtatttatattcagcAGCTGCATCTGTTTGTGTCAtgtaacataaaacatataacTCTAGTTCATATTTACATGAGGAGATGATGAACAGATGATATACTGCCAAAGAAGGAACAATAGTCTACAGAGCTGCAACTGAAACTAAACCTCTTCTGACTGAAAGTGTCCACatgcttagcttagcttagcttagcataaagactggaagcatccatatgattagcttagcttagcataaagactggaagcagagggaaactGCTAGCCAGAGAAACTGAAGCTggatgttcttcttcttttttaggAATGAGTCTTGACCTCTCTGCCTGCAACTAAAAGCAAGGCAGCAACACGACTGAAGGTTCAACTCCTACATGATGAGAACTAACtgcctcctcacacacacacacacacacacgctccagCCGTCACCATGGAAACGGAGGCAGCGTGAAGATCCACCGACACACAAAGAGGTTTTTACTCTCCGTGCATGAATGttttctaatggtcagtatgaacaggaggaatcattacagtaaacatgatgaagggatcttctaatggtcagtatgaacaggaggaatcattacagtaaacatgatgaagggatcttctaatggtcagtatgaacaggaggaatcattacagtaaacatgatgaagggatcttctaatggtcagtatgaacaggaggaatcatgcAGGTTTCAGTCTGTGCAGCAGATGTTTGATGATCACTTCCTGTTCAGTAAACTACAGATTAAATGTCTGAGTCAAAGCTGGAAGCAGAACTGACAGAATCTACTGACTGAAAGTTAATTAGCAATAGTTTTGATGCTCAGTTTCTCTCTTTATGATTCATTTCATCCaattaaagagaaagaaaaagaacaaagcaaACATGCTCCTTTATGACTGACAACTTTCTTCTCTTTGAGGTTTTTAGACTGTTGGTTGTTATGAAGAAGCAACTTTCACACATTTCATGGATCAAATGATGAATTGTCTCTTAGTGATTAGAGCTGTGGTTAAATCCCTGCAGTGAACATCTGCTGCATCTGtctaataaataatatgaaacattATAATTATATGTGAGGAGATAAAGAACCTTAGTTTAGCTTGAACTCATACTTTTGTCCCTCTGCTGTTTTTCCCATCAGCTCATTGACACGTTTAAATAGAAGAGAACACACAGATCAATGCTGTGACTCATCTCTGCAAATgatgattcacacacacacacacacacacacacacacgcacacacacacacacacacacctcctggATGAACCACTCAGAAATCAGTAACTTCCATCAATAATTTATTCATCATATCAATAAACATGTGATCAGCTTTATATTAGAACTCTTCATATTAAATAATCAGGTCAGTGTGTGActtcatgacatcatcataacaataaaacaacaggaTATGACATCACTGCTCCGTAGCTTTGTTCAGTTCATTGTGCAGACAGGTGAGCGAACATCTGCTTCACCTGCACACAGCTGTTCACTTCATCCAGCTGCCGCCAGTCACATGACGGCTGCCGCCAGTCACATGACGGCTGCTGCCAGTCACATGACAGCTGCCGCCAGTCACATGACAGCTGCCGCCAGTCACATGACAGTAGCTCCGCCCCCAAAGTCTCTGCAGGACCGTCCTGCACGCGCCTCCACAAACCGCCAGGCACCGGCAGCTCACGCACCGCGCTAACCAATCACATCAGGCTGAGAGGCCGGTCGGTTCTGGTCCGGTCGGTTCCGGTTCTGTTCGGTTCCGGCCGGTTCTATTCGGTTCCGGTTCCCTCATCACTCAAACACCGTTAGTCCTCTTCTGCACGAGGCGGCTGTTTGGACTGTTTCCACTTCTTCTCTCCGCTCCGCAGCGGTCTGACTCGGCTCAGCTCGGTTCTGCTCAGCGAGCCGTCAGCTCCAGACTCGGAACCCATTGGTTCCTGCAGCGgctctcctcacagaagctgcCGACGTCCTGCAGGGCCTGGCACTGTAGCGGCTGCACCGGGGGGTTCTGTAACGGGAAGGGTTACCGTTAATGACGTCACACAGATACAGAGAACGACGTGATTACGAtatgatgatgacatcacagctcgGGACAGGAAGTGGACTTACGGTGACCAGGATGCAGTGCAGGTCACGGGGCTCGTTGCCGTTGCCGTCGGTAACGTCGTCCTCCAGCAGCTGAGCGAGGCGCCGCATGCCGGAGACGCGCAGGATGTTGATGTCGTTGTCGCAGCAGAAAGCCTGAAGAAGAGTGAAGTGGATCTGCAGCGCGATgtctccttcatcttcctcatctgTAGCCAGAACACACAGAACCACACTGTCTGGATCTctgcagggaggagagagagagagagagagagggtcaATGTCAGggtcatcttcatcatcatcaccatcatca
The Scomber scombrus chromosome 8, fScoSco1.1, whole genome shotgun sequence DNA segment above includes these coding regions:
- the LOC133985345 gene encoding growth arrest and DNA damage-inducible protein GADD45 beta-like; its protein translation is MTLEEVIGSNSTEKKMETVSQALEELLVAAQKQDCLTVGVYESAKLMNVDPDSVVLCVLATDEEDEGDIALQIHFTLLQAFCCDNDINILRVSGMRRLAQLLEDDVTDGNGNEPRDLHCILVTNPPVQPLQCQALQDVGSFCEESRCRNQWVPSLELTAR